The segment TCATTCAAGAGGATGATGTCAGCCACACTGTCATCCACAAGTGATGTGTGAAttcctttttcacatgctttagAGAATCTGTTTGATTTGCTGTTTTGGTTATGAATTTgagcatatacagtatattgtttaATTACAATTCATTTGAAAAAGCACTTGTTGGTAAATACCTTTTCAGAGATTTCTATCAGAGATCATTTTCAGAGACAACTATTTGCATTTCTCTTCATTGTCCCACTGTATATCCATAGAGAGCACCACGTTCCTCTCTACACTTTGTAAGGTCCCTAACGTCTTACAGGTTCAGTGTCAAGTCCATGTTCTTAAATTGATTTGGAATGACAGAGATATAAATAGATTGAGAAAGTGAGACAgcgtgtggtagagagagaaaaaaagatagAAAGGGGGAGGAAAAGAGTGTAAAAGGAGGTGTGTCACCTTGAGGTACTGTGGAGATGGTGGAGCATAAATACAGCTGTTCATGATGTAGGTGCGACAGTTGAGCTCTTGGCCCCGAGTCTTCACGTTAACCTCCACAGGGCTGTAGGCCCCTAGTCGCACGCTCTCCTGgctgcacacacacaaattcacAAACATGaatacacccacccacacaagTTTTGAACTGGTTAGAACTAGACCACTTCAACCACAATGAAGAAGCACTCAGAATGACACAACAGACtcagtatttttatttatttatttaatttaactaggcaagtcagttaagaacaaattcttatttacaatgataggCTACACCGTCCAaaccctggacgacgctgggctaattgtgcgccgccctattggactcccaatcacgtccggctTTGATACAGCCTTGATACAGTAGACACGGTATGCACCAACTTGGATTAGGTAAACAAGATGAAGGTCTCTTACCTGTCTAGAGACTCGAGGTCGGCCACGTTCATCCTCCATACCACTCCCCACACCTCGTCCGCTGGGCTGTTCTCGATGGTCGCCACACCCCCATGCCAGCGGTCACTGGCCAGACCCTTGTAGTTCCCAAATATCAGCTTGTAGtcctggagagaaggagagatagagagggtcaGGTTAAGGTCAGGTGTCCTCCCAGGTCCTCCTTATAGCCAGGTCAGGTCGGGTCGTACCTTGAGCCTGGCCACACAGTGGATGGAAGCGGAGGGGTTCTTGAGCTGGAGCCTTTCCTTCAGTAAGTTGCTGCCGTAGGCAAAGTACAGGAAGGTGTGGGTTTCTATGTTGTCATCCAtgctgacagagaggaggagaaggagtaggagcagaaggaggaagggcagggtgaggaggaggagtcaaGGTGAAAAGAAGGATGAGTCAAGGGAAgacaagaaggaggaggagggaggaggagagaatagagagaaaccACAGTCAGCAAGAGTGCTTGGAGGCGGAGCAGAGACGCAAGGTGAGGTCATGAGCGCTACTGTGACAGAGATCAAACTCTGCACCCCCCTCTTTTATACCagccctctctccactcactgaCTCCCCATTCTCATGCTAATCCATCGGGCCTgccctgtgctgtactgtgctgtgctgtgcccaCCACtgccacacaatacacacacagcctgctggtTGCTGAGCCTTATGGCCTGAGCTGGCTGAGCTCACAGTCACACCAACATGTCATTCACAGTGTGCTGCAACAAGCCTGCATAGCACTGTCTTGTGGACAGAGAAGTTAGTGGTGTGTTGCAGCTGATGCTTTGACAAATAGGCCAATCCATCACTCATGTTTGCTTGCATGCACATGGATTTATGTTTACACCCCCGTTGGTAATCAGGCAGACCTAAATTATGGACACTGAAATATCATTTGAACTTTGCTTTGAAATCATGTCATGGgcactggtgtagtggagggtaaatgcAGTTTACACACCTTTTTTGTTTTGTGCCAAGCTTTACCCATCTTTTGCaaaaaaatgcattgaaagtatagGAAGCATTACTGGTCACGGGAATGGAAGGCTAAACATAAACATGGCTGGTCCATCAAGGTCCAGTAGGTAACTTTGTGGacaacctgaccaaattcacatagaaaatttaaatcaaattaaagtttatttgtcacgtgcgccgaatacaacaggtagaccttacagtgaaatgcttacttaaaggctctaaccaatagtgcaaaaaaggtattaggtgaacaataggtaagtaaagaaataaaaacaacagtaaaaagacaggctatatacagtgccgAGGCTAtaaaaagtagcgaggctacatacagacaccggttagtcaggctgattgaggtagtatgtacatgtagatatggttaaagtgacaatgcatatatgatgaacagagagtagcagtagcataaagatgggttggcgggtggtgggacacagtgcagatagcccggttagccaatgtgcgggagcactggttggtcggtccAATTacggtagtatgtacatgaatgtatagttaaagtgactatgtatatatgataaaaagagagtagcagcagcgtaaaataggggttggggggggggggggggggggcacacaatgcaaatagtccaggtagccatttgattacctgttcaggagtcttatggcttgggggtaaaaactgttgagaagcctttttgtcctagacttggcacttcggtaccgcttgccatgcggtagcagagagaacagtctatgactggggtggctggggtctttgacaattttcagggccttcctcttagGGCCTTccggtgtagaggtcctggatggcaggtagcttagccccagtgatgtactgggccgtacgcactaccctctgtagtgccttgtggtcggggGCCGAggaattgccgtaccaggcagtgatgcaaccagtcaggatgctctcgatgttgcagctgtagaaccttttgatgatctcaggacccatgcaaaatctttttagtttcctgagggggaataggctttgttgtgctctcttcacgactgtcttggtgtgtttggaccattctagtttgttggtgatgtgtacaccaaggaacttgaagctctcaacctactccactacagccccgtcgatgagaatgggggcgtgcttggtcctccttttcctgtagtccacaatttccttagtcttggttacgttgagggataggttgttattctggcaccacccggccaggtctctgacctcctccctataggctgtctcgtcgttgatcaggcctaccactgttgtgtcgtctgcaaatttaatgatggtgttggagtcgtacctggccATGCAGCTGTGAGTGAGTTATAGATTGGTAATTCCTATTGAAAGCAAGTCTGATATGCggcagatctgttctatgtgtgatATTTCTATGCTTCTTTAAGTTTAGCTTTTGCAtctttttactttcggttttgtacaccagcttcaaacagcttaaaatacaatattttgggttattgaaatatatttcacagcagtttatattttacaatgattctctacacaatacattgcttgttttgtcacgtaAACTGAAATTAGATGAACATGATAACATTTTAGCAACCAGAAAATGGCTGAGCGACTTCTATCTATTGTACCTTGTGTTATTGGTCATGTTCCCCTGCTCCTACATTGCTAACGAATGCCAGAGCttacaatgcctggataggtattttacatatcagcATCAAATCTCTATTTTGTTATATAAGAGTCCAGACACCTTTTTGTGATTTCACATGTTTTTGAGAAACTTATCCCAAGCAGCAAATCACTTCCTCGTCCTCGTTCTCGTTGTGTAAAATGTGGCCCACAATTTTTAACAAAGGCTCCAAAAACCAACGAAAATATGTCCTTTTAGAAACAGCAAAGTtcgtatagtgatgcaggtctttagatgttgtatacatgaaattgtgtcattccaAACTTTATCCGCAACGTTTTATTACATGTTGTTGCCACTCTAGCGATACCTCTCCATCCattctacaggtaactgccaaacaCTTGagaaaatgagggatacaaagtatattaaaAGCATGGAGTGCTTCCACACAGGAAGTTCCAGAAGCTTGTAGAagtggtgtttcctttattttggcagttacctgtagcaaTATTTTACAATGACAATGGAACAGCTGGATAGGGGAAATGGCTTGAGTCGCGCAAACGGGAATATAACATTGCAGATAAAGTTCGGAATGATACAATTTCATGTGCACAATATCTGAAGACCTGCATTTGGGATcgcgagtggcgcagtggtctaacgcttcgaacacaccgactgtgtcattgcatcactgctgcattacattttgcgcagctaggcaactatactgatgcaggtaccttttgcaaatggtcgcatgcggttggacacatggaggagagaatcattttcgcagtatcctcaaaaccgtgtctttttgacacaactgctgacagctacagggacataaacacaaaaaatgctgcttggagacaagtgtccacgatagtaggattgccaggtcagtttagtagtgagcttgtgctagatgtggctagttagcgttagctagcttTCGGCGGGGCTGGTCCCGGCCCAACAGCGCGCTCAAGACCACCTTCCTCAacgttggtctcattgttgaaagagcctactctgcctatcttgactatttattattgcatttcgctccaaaactgcattttggagggaaattatattacaggctctcacaattaatttgaggatgtcatcgaataaataatatacttggcaaataaataaataaaaaatgtaaagaaattatgcaatcaaactgtttttatgtaatccCACCTTTTTACTGAATAtgtgcaaaaaaataataatctacattcatattttgctactttctgtc is part of the Salvelinus fontinalis isolate EN_2023a chromosome 6, ASM2944872v1, whole genome shotgun sequence genome and harbors:
- the ggctb gene encoding gamma-glutamylcyclotransferase b; amino-acid sequence: MDDNIETHTFLYFAYGSNLLKERLQLKNPSASIHCVARLKDYKLIFGNYKGLASDRWHGGVATIENSPADEVWGVVWRMNVADLESLDSQESVRLGAYSPVEVNVKTRGQELNCRTYIMNSCIYAPPSPQYLKVILMGAEQNGLPKNYQEKLRSIETNKFEGPLPVMAELERIMKRAKERANH